One segment of Thermus tengchongensis DNA contains the following:
- a CDS encoding RidA family protein, with amino-acid sequence MEAIRTNRAPQAIGPYSQAVRAGGLVFVSGQIPLRPDGTLAEGDIRTQTELVMENLKAILEAAGSSLARVVQTTCFLTDLEDFPLFNEVYARYFSPPYPARATVAVKALPKGVRVEVACIALAD; translated from the coding sequence ATGGAAGCCATCCGCACCAACAGAGCCCCCCAGGCCATCGGCCCCTACTCCCAGGCGGTGCGGGCCGGAGGGCTGGTCTTCGTCTCCGGCCAAATCCCTCTAAGGCCCGACGGCACCCTGGCAGAAGGGGATATCCGCACCCAAACGGAGCTGGTGATGGAGAACCTAAAGGCCATCCTCGAGGCGGCGGGCTCCTCCCTCGCCCGGGTGGTGCAAACCACCTGCTTCCTGACCGACCTGGAGGACTTCCCCCTTTTCAACGAGGTCTACGCCCGCTATTTCTCGCCCCCCTACCCGGCCCGGGCCACGGTGGCGGTGAAGGCTTTGCCCAAAGGGGTCCGGGTGGAGGTAGCCTGCATCGCCCTGGCGGATTAA
- the meaB gene encoding methylmalonyl Co-A mutase-associated GTPase MeaB, with the protein MTVQENQAEELLHRFRQGDVRALARALTLVESGHPVGQELLKRLRGQAQAKVVGITGSPGAGKSTLTDRLILEARKRGERVGVLAVDPSSPFTGGAILGDRIRMMRHHRDPGVYIRSLASRGALGGLAGATVAALALLEAFGFDRIFVETVGVGQSEVDIARVADTTLLVLTPAAGDAVQAFKAGVMEIADLFAVNKFDLPGGERIIQELKSALELSPPRPGGWRPPIFPTVAATGEGVEALFEGLEAHHRHLLEHGLLETHRLERARFEVESVIQEWGRRKTQSAGELVARVARGELSPEEAALALLDPDQPR; encoded by the coding sequence ATGACGGTCCAGGAAAACCAAGCGGAAGAACTCCTCCACCGCTTTCGCCAAGGGGATGTGCGGGCCCTGGCCCGGGCCCTCACCCTGGTGGAATCGGGACACCCTGTGGGGCAGGAGCTGCTTAAGCGCCTGCGGGGACAGGCCCAGGCCAAGGTGGTGGGCATCACGGGAAGCCCGGGAGCCGGCAAGAGCACCCTCACCGACCGCTTGATCCTGGAGGCCAGGAAGCGGGGGGAGCGGGTAGGGGTCTTGGCGGTGGACCCCTCTAGCCCCTTCACAGGAGGGGCCATCCTGGGGGACCGGATCCGCATGATGCGCCACCACCGGGACCCGGGGGTCTACATCCGCTCCCTGGCTTCCAGAGGCGCCCTGGGAGGCCTGGCCGGGGCCACGGTGGCCGCTTTAGCCCTCCTGGAGGCCTTCGGCTTTGACCGCATCTTCGTGGAAACCGTGGGGGTAGGCCAGAGCGAGGTGGACATCGCCCGGGTGGCGGACACCACCCTCCTCGTCCTCACCCCCGCCGCAGGCGATGCGGTCCAGGCCTTCAAGGCCGGGGTCATGGAGATCGCCGACCTCTTCGCCGTGAACAAGTTTGACCTTCCAGGCGGGGAAAGGATCATCCAGGAGCTGAAAAGCGCCCTGGAACTCTCCCCCCCGCGCCCCGGGGGCTGGCGTCCCCCTATCTTCCCCACGGTAGCGGCCACCGGGGAAGGGGTGGAGGCGCTCTTTGAGGGCCTCGAGGCCCACCACCGCCACCTTCTGGAGCATGGCCTCCTGGAAACCCACCGCCTGGAGCGGGCCCGGTTTGAGGTGGAAAGCGTCATCCAGGAATGGGGACGGAGGAAGACCCAGTCTGCCGGGGAGCTGGTGGCCCGGGTGGCCCGGGGAGAGCTCTCCCCCGAAGAAGCGGCCCTCGCCCTCCTGGACCCGGACCAGCCCCGCTAG